Proteins co-encoded in one Bombus pyrosoma isolate SC7728 linkage group LG4, ASM1482585v1, whole genome shotgun sequence genomic window:
- the LOC122566873 gene encoding nucleolar complex protein 2 homolog → MKIKKEKSVKGKTKKLVTKKRKQLKDATMDDFFDQIFDDELNGNDNNEQGQNTYEDDAGSSESDMDPVEHKKSLMRLKDTDPEFYKYLKENDKNLLEFNISDEDDDINDDDKSSLNELDTKHIPSSRLEVASDESDYEMDQGSEIRDKRKITLKLLKTWQEDIQKDKSSKTIKCAVEAFHAALQTVAESDDPEFLQYKVEGGAVFNEVVQLCILYLPDAFKRYLKLSSETQSQIHKLKRFGKVKNILKSYLTDLIKILQNVTSSNILTILLKHLHQMLPYTQSFSSLTKPLLKILLKFWSTGEETVRVVSFLNILRIATSNRESVLETLFKTMYVKYVENSKFVSLTTLPAINFMRHSLVEMYLLDSNLAYNHAFLYIRQLAIHLRNAMTLKKKEHFQAVYNWQYINSLRFWSELINLSKSDSMLHSLLYPLVQIIIGTIKVIPTPQYYPLRFHCLQMLIDISRETGTFIPVLPFLLEILNSYDFNKRHKAVSMKPTPFICILRMSKSQLQENGFKDNVVDSIYKLILENAAKDSHTVYFPDLYISCIIQLKAFLKKCHIANYCRKMKQLLDKIVENRKYIETERNKTVIDLKNMQEIKNWENKIKVQGTSLSKFYESWIKIHQSQKLKLLTKNEDIAEYSLPTIRKLKKGKEDKEESSDESDFDMRIKSDEGKSEKCSRPKRKKMKVSKDIKDIDLPKENTDIVKDINSDDWD, encoded by the exons atgaaaataaagaaggaaaaatctGTGAagggaaaaacaaaaaaacttGTTACAAAGAAGAGAAAGCAATTAAAAGATGCAACTATGGATGACTTCTTTGATCAAATTTTTGACGACGAATTAAATGgcaatgataataatgaacAAG GTCAAAATACCTATGAAGATGATGCTGGAAGTAGCGAAAGTGACATGGATCCAGTGGAACATAAGAAATCTTTAATGAGATTGAAGGACACAGATCCtgagttttataaatatttaaaagaaaatgacaaaaatcttttagaatttaatatatcagACGAGGATGATGATATTAATGATGACGATAAATCTTCATTAAATGAATTAGATACAAAACATATACCCAGTAGTCGTTTAGAg gTTGCTAGCGACGAGAGTGATTATGAAATGGATCAAGGTAGTGAAATAAGGGACAAACGAAAAATcacattgaaattattaaaaacatggCAAGAAGACATTCAAAAAGACAA GTCATCTAAAACGATTAAATGTGCTGTAGAAGCTTTCCATGCCGCGTTACAGACTGTAGCCGAATCTGATGATCCAGAATTCTTACAATATAAAGTAGAGGGTGGTGCAG tgtTTAATGAAGTTGTACAACTGTGTATACTGTATTTACCGGATGCATTTAAGCGTTATTTAAAACTGAGTTCGGAAACTCAATCTCAAATTCATAAGCTTAAACGGTttggaaaagtaaaaaatattctcaagtCATATTTAACAGATTTAATTAAG atattacaaaatgtaacGTCGTCTAATATTCTCACAATCCTCTTAAAACATTTACATCAAATGTTACCATATACACAGTCATTTTCATCATTAACTAAGCCATTATTGaagattttgttgaaattttggTCAACTGGAGAAGAAACTGTTCgtgttgtttcttttttgaacATATTACGTATTGCGACCAGCAATCGAGAATCTGTTTTAGAAACATTATTtaag AcgatgtatgtaaaatatgttgaaaattctaaatttgtATCCCTTACAACTTTACctgcaataaattttatgagaCATTCTTTAGTTGAAATGTATCTGCTTGATAGTAATTTAGCTTACAATCACGCTTTCTTATATATTAGACAGCTAGCTATTCATTTAAGAAATGCTAtgactttaaaaaaaaag GAACATTTTCAAGCTGTGTACAATTGGCAGTACATAAATTCATTAAGATTTTGGTCAGAgttgataaatttatcaaaaagtGATTCCATGTTACATTCACTTTTATATCCTCTTGTACAA ATTATCATAGGAACTATAAAAGTAATACCAACGCCACAATATTATCCCCTGAGATTTCACTGTTTACAAATGTTAATAGATATTTCTAGAGAAACTGGAACATTTATACCTGTATTACCATTTTTATTAGAG ATATTAAATTCCTACGATTTTAATAAGAGACATAAGGCAGTATCAATGAAGCCAACACCCTTCATTTGTATCTTAAGGATGTCTAAGTCCCAATTACAGGAAAATGGTTTTAAAGACAATGTTGTTGATTCAATATATAAGCTTATCTTAGAGAATGCTGCTAAAGATAGTCATACAGTGTATTTTCCggatttatatatatcatgCATAATACAG CTAAAGgcatttttaaagaaatgtcACATAGCAAACTattgtagaaaaatgaaacagctGTTAGATAAAATTGTGGAAAACAGGAAATATATCGAAACAGAACGTAATAAAACcgtaattgatttaaaaaatatgcagGAGATAAAGAACTGGGAGAACAAGATAAAAGTGCAAGGTACATCGTTATCGAAATTCTATGAATCTTGGATAAAAATCCACCAATCTCAGAAACTTAAACTACTTACGAAGAACGAAGATATCGCTGAATATAGTTTACCAactataagaaaattaaagaaaggcaaagaagataaagaagaaagcagCGACGAGAGTGATTTTGATATGAGGATAAAATCCGATGAGGGAAAATCTGAGAAATGTTCTAGaccaaaaaggaaaaagatgaaagtTAGCAAAGACATCAAGGATATTGACTTACCTAAAGAAAATACAGATATCGTGAAAGATATCAATAGTGACGATTGGgactaa